From the Desulfosarcina sp. BuS5 genome, one window contains:
- a CDS encoding SPFH domain-containing protein, producing MSANNLVFLENLEWFDETGNELVHRLPATGSGDIKYGAQLTIRESQAGVFFYKGKAVEAFGPGRHTLQTGNIPILTKIAALPWGLSSPLRAEVYFVNLKIFTNLKWGTRDPVAFKDSSLGLIRLRAFGVFDVQIIQPVLFINSLVGTQGMFTTVEIEEYLNRVIVSRFNDYMGETIDSIFNLPARYDELSKGLAERLQKDFSRFGLGLTQLYITSVTPPPEVQKAIDDKSRMGVFQDMNKLMQMKAAMAMEKASEADTGAGMGTGLGLMMPAMFAQYFTAGMNPAYMDPAQEKSTGRLESLCSECHNKIPVNAKFCPLCGHQQVIFKKCENCGKNLTPGAKFCSRCGHPADEKPKAVICTKCGKENLPGATFCDECGEEY from the coding sequence ATGAGCGCTAACAATCTTGTTTTCCTAGAAAATCTTGAGTGGTTTGATGAAACCGGCAATGAGTTGGTTCATCGCCTTCCGGCAACAGGCTCCGGAGATATAAAGTACGGAGCGCAGTTGACCATAAGGGAGAGTCAGGCCGGTGTATTCTTTTACAAAGGCAAAGCAGTAGAGGCCTTCGGGCCGGGAAGACATACCCTGCAAACAGGCAATATACCGATTCTTACAAAAATTGCGGCCCTGCCATGGGGGTTGAGTTCACCTTTAAGGGCCGAGGTCTATTTTGTTAATCTGAAAATATTCACAAATCTAAAATGGGGCACCAGGGATCCGGTGGCATTCAAGGATTCCAGCCTGGGGCTGATAAGATTAAGAGCTTTTGGGGTATTTGACGTGCAGATAATCCAGCCAGTCCTTTTTATCAACAGCCTGGTCGGTACCCAGGGAATGTTTACAACCGTTGAAATTGAAGAATATCTTAACAGGGTTATTGTTTCCAGGTTTAATGATTATATGGGCGAAACCATAGATTCAATTTTTAACCTGCCGGCCAGATACGATGAACTTTCCAAAGGGCTTGCCGAGCGTCTTCAAAAGGATTTCAGCCGTTTCGGGCTTGGATTAACTCAACTCTATATTACTTCAGTCACTCCACCCCCTGAGGTTCAAAAGGCTATTGATGATAAGAGCCGCATGGGTGTTTTTCAGGACATGAACAAACTAATGCAGATGAAGGCGGCCATGGCCATGGAAAAAGCCTCGGAAGCGGATACCGGCGCAGGCATGGGCACCGGACTGGGGCTTATGATGCCTGCCATGTTTGCCCAGTATTTTACGGCCGGCATGAATCCTGCTTACATGGATCCTGCTCAAGAAAAATCAACCGGCCGGCTTGAGTCCTTATGTTCAGAGTGCCATAACAAGATCCCTGTGAATGCTAAATTCTGTCCATTATGCGGACATCAACAGGTCATATTTAAAAAATGTGAAAACTGTGGAAAAAATTTAACTCCAGGCGCCAAATTCTGTTCAAGATGCGGGCATCCTGCAGATGAAAAACCAAAAGCTGTAATCTGCACAAAGTGCGGCAAAGAAAATCTGCCGGGCGCCACTTTTTGCGATGAGTGTGGAGAAGAATATTAA
- a CDS encoding DUF4395 domain-containing protein: protein MKGIFIMQKMCPISFKQVNERAVQINAALAVFSIIFFFLTPYKWIILVLAIDFFIRGFLNPSYSFYSAISKTILRIFKIKSLMVNAGPKIFAAKIGFIFCCMTAIFYLFNFQKISLIIGSIFVFFAALEAIFRFCMACRIYPFIYKFKDNQFIKKV from the coding sequence ATGAAAGGAATCTTTATTATGCAAAAAATGTGTCCCATATCGTTCAAACAAGTAAATGAAAGAGCTGTGCAAATAAATGCAGCTTTAGCTGTTTTTTCTATTATATTTTTTTTCTTAACACCTTATAAATGGATTATTTTGGTTTTAGCTATTGATTTTTTTATACGTGGCTTTCTTAATCCGTCATATAGCTTTTATAGTGCCATCAGCAAAACGATTCTTCGTATTTTCAAAATAAAATCTTTAATGGTTAATGCCGGCCCTAAAATTTTTGCTGCGAAAATCGGATTTATATTTTGTTGTATGACAGCTATATTTTATTTATTTAATTTTCAGAAAATAAGCTTGATTATTGGTTCAATTTTTGTGTTTTTTGCTGCTCTTGAGGCAATTTTCAGATTCTGCATGGCTTGCAGGATATATCCGTTTATATATAAATTTAAAGATAACCAATTTATAAAAAAGGTTTAA
- a CDS encoding type I restriction endonuclease subunit R, protein MTKITESEIEQFAIEFLEKQGYGYIYAPDVVGARYIVPLQASCPYKNVLLMERLQSAVGRINPSIPADIREDAIKQIQRLNSPELIANNEAFHRMLTEGIKVGYQKNGYNRGDLVWLIDFMNPENNDFLVANQFTVIENNINKRPDVILFVNGLPLVVIELKNPADENATIRSAFKQLQTYKQAIPGLFTYNGFMIISDGLEAKAGSISAGLTRFMAWKTSDGKEVGARCNVPLPIGQLETLIKGMLNKKTLLDLIRHFIVFEKSKKEDRKTGIITIQTEKKLAAYHQYYAVNRAVESTLRAAEYLPVQKIEESPASYGLPGVKKQPSGNRKGGVVWHTQGSGKSLSMFFYTGKIVLVMDNPTVLVITDRNDLDDQLFDTFAASKQLLRQEPVQAENRDHLKELLKVASGGVVFTTIQKFQPDEGNVYETLSARRNIIVIADEAHRTQYGFKAKTIDAKDENGNVVGKKIVYGFAKYLRDALPNATYLGFTGTPIESHNLMQAIARVNRVYKDKPGGLVVDYLGIASDLKKALSFYSDSGGKGDPAIAQEKAVQMMLEKLEVVSQIFHGFAYEEYFEADTGGKLSLILAAEEHILGLKNGKKRYINEVTALSRAFSIAIPHEQAMDVKDEVSFFQAVKSRLAKFDSTGFGKTDEEVETAIRQVIDKALVTERVVDIFDAAGINKPDISILSEEFLLEVKNMEHKNIALEVLKKLLNDEIKTRTKKNLIQSKSLMEMLENSIKKYHKKILTAAEVIEELIELSKEIQKMDKEPQEMGLSDFEYAFYTAIANNDSARELMEKDKLRELAVVLFEKVKANASIDWTIKESVKAKLKIIVKRTLRQYGYPPDMQKLATETVLKQAELIAEEITRGK, encoded by the coding sequence ATGACTAAAATCACCGAATCCGAAATAGAACAATTTGCCATCGAATTCCTTGAAAAGCAGGGCTACGGGTATATCTATGCCCCAGACGTGGTAGGGGCACGATACATCGTGCCCCTACAAGCATCGTGCCCCTACAAGAATGTGCTGCTCATGGAGCGACTGCAATCAGCCGTCGGCAGGATTAACCCGTCTATTCCGGCAGATATCCGCGAAGACGCTATCAAGCAGATACAAAGGCTAAACTCACCGGAACTCATTGCCAACAATGAAGCATTTCACCGGATGCTTACAGAGGGAATAAAGGTCGGCTATCAGAAGAACGGCTATAACCGGGGTGATCTTGTATGGCTTATTGATTTTATGAATCCGGAAAATAACGATTTTCTGGTTGCCAACCAATTTACCGTCATTGAAAACAATATCAACAAACGCCCGGATGTAATTCTTTTTGTGAATGGTCTGCCTTTGGTGGTTATCGAACTAAAAAATCCGGCTGATGAAAACGCAACAATAAGATCGGCATTCAAACAACTGCAAACATATAAACAGGCAATCCCCGGCCTGTTTACCTATAACGGTTTTATGATTATTTCCGATGGTCTGGAAGCAAAAGCCGGTTCCATCTCCGCGGGATTAACCCGTTTTATGGCCTGGAAAACTTCGGACGGCAAGGAAGTAGGGGCACGTTGCAACGTGCCCCTACCCATCGGCCAATTGGAAACCCTTATCAAGGGCATGCTGAATAAAAAAACCCTGCTGGATCTGATACGTCATTTCATTGTCTTTGAGAAATCAAAAAAAGAGGACAGAAAAACTGGGATCATCACTATCCAGACAGAGAAGAAACTGGCTGCCTATCATCAATATTATGCTGTAAACAGGGCTGTTGAATCTACGTTAAGAGCCGCTGAATATTTGCCTGTGCAGAAGATTGAGGAATCCCCTGCAAGTTATGGCCTGCCGGGTGTAAAAAAACAGCCTTCAGGAAATCGAAAAGGCGGTGTGGTATGGCACACCCAGGGAAGCGGCAAATCGCTTTCCATGTTTTTTTATACGGGAAAGATTGTTTTGGTAATGGACAACCCCACGGTTCTGGTCATTACCGACAGAAACGATCTGGATGACCAATTGTTTGATACCTTTGCCGCCTCAAAGCAATTACTCAGACAGGAACCTGTGCAGGCGGAAAACAGAGACCACTTGAAGGAACTGCTCAAAGTCGCATCGGGCGGCGTGGTCTTTACCACCATCCAGAAATTCCAACCAGATGAGGGCAATGTTTATGAAACCTTATCTGCAAGAAGAAATATCATTGTCATTGCCGATGAAGCCCACCGGACCCAGTATGGTTTTAAAGCCAAGACCATCGATGCCAAAGATGAAAACGGCAATGTTGTCGGTAAAAAAATTGTGTACGGTTTTGCCAAGTATCTGCGGGATGCGCTGCCCAATGCCACGTATCTTGGATTTACCGGAACACCCATTGAAAGCCATAATCTGATGCAGGCCATTGCGCGGGTGAATCGTGTCTATAAGGATAAACCCGGCGGGCTTGTGGTGGATTACCTTGGTATTGCATCAGACCTCAAAAAAGCATTGTCGTTTTATTCGGATAGCGGGGGTAAAGGCGACCCTGCAATCGCACAGGAAAAAGCGGTTCAAATGATGCTGGAGAAACTGGAAGTGGTTTCCCAGATATTTCACGGATTTGCCTATGAAGAATACTTCGAAGCCGACACAGGGGGAAAGCTTTCTCTGATACTCGCTGCGGAGGAACATATTCTGGGCCTGAAAAATGGAAAAAAACGATACATAAATGAAGTAACCGCCCTGTCCCGGGCTTTTTCCATTGCCATCCCCCACGAACAGGCCATGGATGTTAAAGATGAGGTCTCGTTTTTTCAGGCGGTAAAATCCCGTTTGGCCAAATTTGACAGCACCGGTTTTGGTAAAACAGACGAAGAGGTTGAAACAGCGATTAGACAGGTTATTGACAAAGCATTGGTAACCGAGAGGGTTGTAGATATTTTCGATGCCGCCGGAATCAACAAACCTGATATTTCAATACTTTCAGAAGAATTCCTTTTGGAAGTCAAAAACATGGAGCATAAGAACATTGCTCTGGAAGTTTTGAAAAAACTGCTGAATGACGAAATAAAAACCAGAACCAAAAAGAACCTGATACAAAGCAAATCCCTCATGGAAATGCTGGAAAATTCCATTAAGAAATATCACAAAAAGATTTTAACAGCAGCAGAAGTCATTGAAGAATTAATTGAATTGAGCAAAGAAATTCAGAAAATGGACAAAGAGCCTCAGGAAATGGGGCTGTCTGATTTTGAATATGCTTTTTATACGGCCATTGCCAATAACGACAGTGCTCGTGAGTTAATGGAAAAAGACAAATTAAGAGAACTGGCTGTTGTGTTGTTTGAAAAAGTAAAGGCCAATGCTTCCATCGACTGGACAATTAAGGAAAGCGTTAAGGCAAAATTAAAAATCATTGTAAAAAGAACATTACGGCAGTATGGCTATCCACCGGATATGCAGAAACTGGCAACAGAAACAGTTTTAAAACAAGCTGAATTAATAGCGGAAGAGATTACGCGTGGAAAATAA
- a CDS encoding virulence RhuM family protein: MKNNLPDKQSNFLLYTGNDGKVNVEVFLKDETVWLTQKAIGELFGKERSVITKHLKNIFTSGELEEKSNVQKMHFSHSDKHIKFYNLDAIISVGYRVNSYQATQFRIWATRTLKEFIIKGFVLDDERLKQGKQVFGRDYFEELLERIREIRASERRFYQKITDIYALAADYDKNAPVTKDFFATVQNKLHWAITGKTAAEIVYDSADATKLYMGLTNWKQAPDGKILKSDVSIAKNYLNKAHIKKLNQIISAYLDLAENRAQRQILMKMQDWIQFLHSFLELSSYPILQDKGKVSALEAKLKAGQEYEEYRVTQDRDFISDFDKEIQRIKGEDYL, encoded by the coding sequence ATGAAAAACAATCTCCCTGATAAGCAGTCAAATTTCCTTCTCTACACCGGAAACGATGGGAAGGTGAATGTTGAAGTCTTTCTAAAAGACGAAACGGTTTGGCTGACACAAAAGGCTATCGGCGAGCTTTTTGGTAAAGAAAGGAGCGTCATCACCAAGCATCTGAAAAATATTTTTACCAGCGGTGAATTAGAAGAAAAAAGCAATGTGCAAAAAATGCACTTTAGTCATTCGGATAAACACATCAAATTTTACAACCTCGATGCCATCATCTCAGTTGGCTATCGCGTCAACTCATACCAGGCCACGCAGTTCCGCATATGGGCTACCAGAACCCTGAAAGAATTCATCATCAAAGGCTTTGTTCTGGATGATGAACGGCTCAAACAGGGCAAACAGGTTTTCGGCAGGGATTATTTCGAAGAACTCCTTGAACGTATCCGGGAAATCCGTGCAAGTGAGAGACGATTTTACCAAAAGATCACCGACATCTACGCGCTTGCCGCCGATTATGACAAAAACGCGCCGGTAACAAAGGATTTTTTCGCAACTGTTCAGAACAAACTCCACTGGGCGATCACCGGAAAAACAGCAGCCGAAATTGTTTACGATTCGGCAGATGCAACAAAACTCTACATGGGGTTGACCAACTGGAAACAGGCGCCTGACGGCAAGATTTTGAAATCCGATGTCTCCATCGCAAAAAATTACCTGAACAAAGCCCACATCAAGAAACTGAATCAAATCATCTCCGCCTATCTTGATCTGGCGGAAAATCGGGCACAACGGCAGATTTTGATGAAAATGCAGGACTGGATTCAATTTCTCCATAGTTTTCTGGAACTATCCAGCTACCCGATACTACAGGATAAGGGCAAAGTCAGCGCATTGGAAGCAAAACTAAAAGCCGGGCAGGAATACGAAGAATATCGTGTAACACAGGATAGAGACTTCATCTCCGACTTTGACAAAGAGATACAGCGTATCAAGGGGGAAGACTATCTATAA
- a CDS encoding restriction endonuclease subunit S — MEEAQDGWDEGCLGDVIELVYGKRLKKEIRTGAGYPVIGSSGVVGYHSDFLVEGPGIVIGRKGTLGKVIYLWDNFFPIDTTYYIKSKAESAGLLYEYFLLKTLNFEEMNSDSAVPGLNRDIALSTEIKIAPLGKLQKFNQFTSTFIDKLRENTKQLRTLEKLRDTLLPKLMSGEVRVKF, encoded by the coding sequence GTGGAGGAGGCGCAGGATGGGTGGGATGAAGGATGTTTAGGTGATGTTATTGAGCTTGTTTACGGAAAAAGGTTAAAAAAAGAAATAAGAACCGGTGCAGGTTATCCGGTAATTGGATCAAGCGGCGTTGTCGGTTATCATTCAGACTTTTTGGTTGAAGGCCCTGGGATTGTTATTGGTAGAAAAGGTACGCTTGGCAAAGTTATTTACCTGTGGGATAACTTTTTTCCAATTGACACAACCTATTATATTAAATCAAAAGCTGAATCCGCTGGTTTGTTGTATGAATACTTCTTACTAAAGACACTCAATTTTGAAGAAATGAATTCAGACTCAGCAGTTCCCGGCTTAAATCGAGATATTGCGTTATCTACAGAAATTAAAATTGCACCTTTAGGGAAATTGCAAAAGTTCAATCAGTTTACTTCAACATTTATTGATAAATTGAGGGAAAATACAAAACAACTCCGCACCCTCGAAAAATTGCGGGATACGCTGTTGCCAAAGTTGATGAGTGGTGAAGTCCGGGTAAAATTTTGA
- a CDS encoding restriction endonuclease subunit S encodes MIEWREYILEDVIDKFIDYRGKTPKKTKCGIPLITAKIVKDGRILEPNEFIAVEDYDSWMTRGLPEIDDIVLTTEAPLGEIALIKDKNVALAQRVITLRGDKKFVYNPFLKYHFQSSNGQYELQSRASGTTVFGIKATVLKKVPVILPPLPEQRAIASVLSSLDDKIDLLHRARTRPSKPWRKRFSGSGLWRRRRMGGMKDV; translated from the coding sequence ATGATTGAGTGGAGGGAATACATTCTTGAGGATGTAATCGATAAATTCATTGATTACAGAGGGAAAACACCAAAGAAAACAAAGTGCGGAATTCCTTTAATTACTGCAAAAATCGTCAAAGATGGTCGAATTTTAGAACCTAACGAATTTATAGCTGTTGAAGACTATGATTCTTGGATGACAAGAGGTCTACCTGAAATAGACGATATTGTATTGACAACTGAGGCACCGCTTGGTGAAATTGCATTGATTAAGGATAAGAATGTTGCTTTGGCACAAAGGGTAATTACACTTAGGGGTGATAAAAAATTTGTTTATAATCCTTTCCTTAAATATCACTTTCAAAGTAGCAATGGTCAATATGAGTTACAATCAAGGGCATCAGGAACCACTGTTTTTGGCATTAAAGCAACAGTATTGAAAAAAGTTCCTGTAATTCTCCCCCCACTCCCCGAACAGCGCGCCATAGCCTCAGTCCTTTCCAGTCTCGACGACAAAATAGACCTGCTCCACCGCGCCAGAACCAGACCCTCGAAGCCATGGCGGAAACGCTTTTCAGGCAGTGGTTTGTGGAGGAGGCGCAGGATGGGTGGGATGAAGGATGTTTAG
- a CDS encoding ORF6N domain-containing protein, with protein MSGSELIKNEEIQNRIYTIRDLQVMLDEDLALLYGVETKVFNQAVKRNSERFPEEFMFQINNDELSHLKSQIGFSKKDSLRSQNVTLKSARGKHRKYLPYAFTEQGVAMLSAILRSETAIKVSIQIISAFVAMRKFITTNAQIFHRLDSVEQKQLEHKAETDEKFDRIFNSLESKEITPKQGIFFDGQIFDAYQFVSDLIRTARNIILIVDNFIDDTVLTHLTKRNKGVKVTILTKTISKQLALDVKKFNKQYPAIEIKKFKNSHDRFIIIDNTTVYHFGASLKDLGKKWFAFSKMDIGAVEMLTRLKEMKVND; from the coding sequence ATGAGCGGAAGTGAATTAATTAAAAATGAAGAAATTCAGAACAGGATTTATACCATCCGCGATCTTCAAGTAATGCTGGATGAAGACTTGGCATTGCTTTATGGGGTTGAAACTAAAGTTTTTAATCAGGCAGTTAAGCGGAACAGCGAGCGATTTCCTGAAGAATTTATGTTTCAAATCAATAATGATGAATTAAGTCATTTGAAGTCGCAGATTGGGTTTTCAAAAAAAGATTCTTTAAGGTCACAAAATGTGACCTTAAAGAGTGCCAGAGGAAAACATCGGAAATATCTGCCGTATGCATTCACCGAACAGGGCGTTGCCATGCTTTCAGCTATTTTAAGAAGTGAAACAGCCATCAAAGTAAGTATTCAGATAATAAGTGCTTTTGTCGCAATGCGTAAATTTATTACGACAAATGCTCAGATTTTTCACAGGCTTGATTCAGTGGAACAAAAACAGCTTGAGCACAAAGCTGAAACAGATGAAAAATTTGACCGGATATTTAACTCCCTAGAATCAAAAGAAATCACGCCGAAGCAAGGCATCTTTTTTGATGGACAGATTTTTGATGCCTATCAATTTGTTTCCGACCTTATCAGAACAGCACGGAATATAATATTAATTGTTGATAATTTCATTGATGATACCGTTTTGACCCATCTCACAAAAAGAAATAAAGGTGTAAAAGTTACGATTCTCACAAAAACAATATCAAAACAACTGGCATTGGATGTAAAAAAGTTCAACAAGCAGTATCCGGCCATAGAAATAAAAAAGTTCAAGAACTCTCATGACCGGTTTATAATCATTGACAATACCACAGTCTACCATTTCGGCGCTTCCCTGAAAGACTTGGGAAAGAAATGGTTTGCGTTCTCGAAGATGGATATCGGAGCGGTTGAGATGCTTACGAGATTAAAGGAGATGAAGGTCAATGATTGA
- a CDS encoding type I restriction-modification system subunit M: MAKAKKKNNTKEPIEKQLWETADKLRKNIDAAEYKHIILGLIFLKYISDAFEELFDKLKKGEGEYAGADPEDKDEYKAENVFFVPEIARWSYLQSKARLPEIGKVVDSAMDAIEKDNPSLRDVLPKVYARGNLDPTNLGGLIDLVGNIALGDATTRSADVLGHVFEYFLGEFALAEGKKGGQFYTPRSVVELLVEMLEPYKGRVLDPCCGSGGMFVQSEKFVADHQGRVNDISIYGQESNQTTWRLAKMNLAIRGIDSSQVKWNNEGSFLNDNHKDLKADYVIANPPFNDSDWSGDLFRKDGRWKYGAPPTGNANYAWIQHFLYHLSPSGQAGFVLAKGALTSKTSGEGDIRKELIEARLVDCIVNLPAKLFLNTQIPASLWFLSRNKANGKFRNRIDEILFIDARNMGHLINRRTREFSAEDIAEIAGTYHNWRNPDGNYEDVKGFCNSASIERVKELDYVLTPGRYVGMAIEDDDFDFNERFSKLKAEFEVQLTEEARLNKLILENLGKIEVKNG, translated from the coding sequence ATGGCAAAAGCCAAAAAGAAGAACAACACCAAAGAACCGATTGAGAAACAGCTCTGGGAAACAGCCGATAAACTCAGGAAAAATATTGATGCCGCGGAATACAAGCACATTATTTTGGGATTGATATTTCTGAAATATATTTCTGATGCTTTTGAAGAGTTATTTGACAAGCTGAAAAAAGGCGAAGGCGAATATGCCGGCGCAGATCCGGAAGACAAGGACGAATACAAGGCGGAGAATGTCTTTTTTGTGCCGGAAATTGCCCGCTGGTCTTATCTGCAATCCAAAGCCAGATTGCCGGAAATCGGTAAAGTGGTTGATAGTGCTATGGATGCCATTGAAAAGGACAATCCTTCGCTTCGGGATGTATTGCCGAAAGTCTATGCCAGAGGCAACCTCGACCCCACCAATCTTGGCGGTCTGATTGACCTTGTGGGAAATATTGCCCTGGGCGATGCAACAACTCGAAGCGCCGATGTGCTGGGGCATGTGTTTGAATATTTCCTTGGTGAATTCGCTCTGGCAGAAGGCAAAAAGGGTGGTCAGTTCTATACCCCGCGAAGCGTTGTTGAATTGCTGGTGGAAATGCTGGAGCCATACAAAGGTAGAGTGCTTGACCCCTGTTGCGGTTCGGGTGGCATGTTTGTGCAGTCGGAAAAGTTTGTGGCCGACCATCAGGGCAGGGTGAATGATATTTCCATTTACGGACAGGAGAGCAACCAGACCACCTGGCGGCTGGCAAAGATGAATCTGGCGATTCGCGGCATCGACAGTTCCCAGGTGAAATGGAATAATGAAGGCTCTTTCTTGAATGACAACCACAAGGATTTAAAAGCCGATTATGTGATTGCCAATCCACCCTTTAATGACAGTGACTGGAGCGGTGATCTTTTTCGCAAAGACGGCAGATGGAAATACGGCGCTCCGCCGACAGGAAACGCAAACTATGCCTGGATACAACACTTCCTGTATCACTTAAGTCCCAGCGGACAGGCCGGTTTTGTTCTGGCAAAAGGCGCTTTGACCTCCAAGACCTCCGGTGAAGGAGACATCCGCAAAGAACTGATTGAAGCCCGCCTGGTGGATTGTATTGTCAATCTGCCTGCCAAGCTGTTTTTAAATACTCAGATACCCGCCTCTTTGTGGTTCTTGAGCCGCAATAAAGCCAACGGCAAGTTCCGCAACCGCATCGATGAAATCCTCTTTATTGACGCCCGCAACATGGGGCATTTGATCAACCGCAGAACACGGGAATTTTCCGCAGAGGATATTGCCGAGATCGCAGGAACCTATCATAACTGGCGAAATCCTGACGGAAATTATGAAGATGTCAAAGGGTTTTGTAATTCCGCCTCCATTGAAAGGGTTAAAGAGCTGGATTATGTCTTAACACCGGGACGGTATGTGGGCATGGCCATTGAAGATGATGATTTTGATTTTAATGAGCGGTTCAGCAAGCTGAAAGCGGAGTTTGAGGTGCAATTGACAGAGGAAGCGAGGCTGAACAAACTTATCCTGGAAAATCTTGGAAAAATTGAGGTAAAAAATGGCTAA